Proteins encoded by one window of Drosophila melanogaster chromosome X:
- the CG12395 gene encoding uncharacterized protein, with translation MHIVSGKNLSREELEEVNKWMQQNSISTQRLRREFSDVLPLAEIFKRDYPRLVDLFNYPKKSSVQLKLANWETFNFKVLSKLNMTLTKDFMEQMANGVSGAAEVMLHEVIRLEKRQRLAEQRNAALRQEQLWEENDEIKTVVVNKQIGDGIVQVPQKMILYSLYEKVERDSHAKDVIIDAYQQRLTHMESIIKLKTERIDELLMQMGKQPQKRATSNATNCFFAYDGKNSLIQKHISPTQASSPTHLDADGFNI, from the coding sequence ATGCATATCGTGAGTGGCAAGAATCTGAGCCGCGAAGAGTTAGAGGAAGTTAACAAATGGATGCAACAAAATAGTATTAGCACTCAAAGATTGCGTCGCGAGTTTTCCGATGTTTTGCCGCTGGCCGAAATATTCAAACGCGATTATCCGCGCTTGGTGGATCTCTTCAATTATCCGAAGAAGAGTAGTGTTCAGCTGAAGTTGGCCAATTGGGAGACATTCAACTTTAAAGTGTTATCCAAGTTAAATATGACGTTGACTAAAGATTTTATGGAGCAAATGGCGAATGGTGTTAGTGGTGCCGCCGAAGTCATGTTGCATGAAGTGATACGATTGGAGAAACGACAACGCCTTGCAGAACAACGAAATGCGGCATTGCGGCAGGAACAACTTTGGGAGGAAAATGATGAGATAAAAACTGTTGTGGTTAACAAACAGATCGGCGATGGCATAGTTCAGGTGCCGCAGAAAATGATCCTATATTCGCTGTACGAGAAAGTGGAACGTGATAGTCATGCAAAAGATGTTATTATCGATGCCTATCAACAGCGATTGACCCACATGGAGAgtattattaaattgaaaacgGAACGGATCGACGAACTTCTAATGCAGATGGGTAAACAACCTCAAAAGAGAGCTACTAGCAACGCAACCAATTGTTTCTTTGCTTACGATGGAAAGAACTCCCTAATTCAGAAGCATATAAGTCCTACGCAAGCATCATCGCCTACCCATCTGGATGCGGACGGCTTTAACATCTAA